One window of the Diospyros lotus cultivar Yz01 chromosome 12, ASM1463336v1, whole genome shotgun sequence genome contains the following:
- the LOC127787195 gene encoding glutaredoxin-C11-like — translation MDRIRDLASRKAAVIFTKSSCFMSYSIETLFHELGASPAIHELDREANGREMESALQRLGCKPSVPAVFIGGNFVGSAKDVISLHVDGSLKQMLIDAKAIWF, via the coding sequence ATGGACAGGATTAGAGATCTGGCATCAAGAAAGGCTGCGGTGATCTTCACCAAGAGCTCATGTTTCATGAGCTATAGCATCGAGACTCTGTTTCATGAACTTGGTGCAAGTCCAGCCATTCATGAGCTTGACCGAGAGGCAAATGGAAGGGAAATGGAGTCAGCGCTACAAAGGTTGGGGTGTAAGCCCTCTGTTCCAGCAGTTTTCATTGGCGGAAATTTTGTAGGCTCTGCAAAAGATGTCATATCTCTTCATGTTGATGGCTCTCTGAAGCAAATGCTCATTGATGCCAAGGCTATCTGGTTCTAG